The following proteins are encoded in a genomic region of Nomascus leucogenys isolate Asia chromosome 17, Asia_NLE_v1, whole genome shotgun sequence:
- the LOC115830984 gene encoding uncharacterized protein LOC115830984 translates to MAKSWGRAESTSLRTLPALPAPPDDALPPPLFICGFRPAPRLCTLFSGCQGVGGSRGRPRGRRDGRISAPAELLCRPRSPVRGRDQGVLAAPRRPASSRTLSWAPASPAALRVDRAEAAGDGQTERPPPSPSAPTPLAHTQRKKRRRGRSGAGSAAAGLTAPATGAGGGGCGLLDRRRRDGGPGPRGAREAGAGRGASAAAARSAAPRV, encoded by the coding sequence ATGGCAAAGTCCTGGGGACGCGCAGAAAGCACCAGCCTCCGGACTCTGCCTGCACTTCCTGCTCCACCAGATGACGCGCTGCCGCCGCCGCTATTTATTTGTGGTTTCCGTCCCGCTCCGCGCCTTTGCACGCTTTTCTCCGGGTGTCAGGGGGTAGGTGGGAGCAGAGGGAGGCCGAGGGGCAGGCGGGACGGGCGGATCTCGGCTCCCGCCGAGCTCCTCTGCCGTCCGCGCTCCCCTGTGCGCGGCCGGGACCAGGGAGTCCTGGCAGCCCCGAGGCGCCCCGCCAGCTCCCGCACCCTCTCCTGGGCTCCCGCCTCTCCCGCCGCACTTCGAGTAGACCGGGCAGAGGCGGCGGGAGACGGACAGACAGAGCgacctcccccttctccctccgCCCCAACTCCGCTCGCGCACAcacaaaggaagaagaggagacgCGGACGCTCGGGGGCTGGTTCGGCTGCTGCGGGCTTGACAGCTCCCGCCACTGGGGCTGGAGGGGGAGGCTGCGGACTGCTGGACAGGCGGAGACGAGACGGGGGACCGGGTCCCCGGGGTGCTAGGGAGGCCGGCGCCGGGCGTGGGGCGAGCGCGGCTGCCGCGCGCAGCGCTGCTCCTAGGGTTTGa